The Geoalkalibacter sp. DNA segment GAGTTGGCGATGCAGTTCGGCGGGAGATTTCTTGCCGTTGATGGAGATGAGCTTCTTGAGCTGATTGTCGACGTCTTCGCGTGATTTCTTGAACTCGGGGTGATCGTCCTTGACCTTGCCCGGTTTGACGCCGGCAAGGTAGTTGGCGATGGTGTAGGGAATGACGAAATACCCATCGGCCAGACCCTGCATGAGGGCCGAGGCCCCGAGGCGGTTGGCGCCGTGCACGGAAAAGTTGGCTTCGCCGAGGACGAACAGGCCGGGAACGTTGCTCATGCAGTTGTAGTCGACCCAGAGCCCGCCCATGGAGTAGTGGGGCGCGGGGTAGATGCGCATGGGCACCTTGTAGCCGTTTTCGTCGGTGATTTTTTCGTACATCTGGAACAGGTTGCCGTAGCGCTCGCGGATCACGTGCTCGCCGAGGCGCTTGATGGAATCGGCGAAGTCGAGGTACACGCCGCGTCCGCCGGGGCCGACGCCGCGACCGTCGTCGCACTGCTCCTTGGCGGCGCGGGAAGCGATGTCACGCGGCGCCAGGTTGCCGAAGGAAGGATACTTGCGCTCCAGGTAGTAGTCGCGCTCGTCCTCGGGAATCTGGGCGACGGGTTTGTTGACGTCTTCCTTTTTCTTGGGCACCCAGCACCGACCGTCGTTGCGCAGCGATTCGGACATCAGGGTGAGCTTGGACTGATGCTCGCCGGTCTGCGGGATGCAGGTGGGATGGATCTGGGTGTAGCAGGGGTTGGCGAACAGCGCGCCCTTCTTGGTCGCCCTCCAGGCGGCGGTGACGCTGCAGCCCATGGCGTTGGTGGAGAGATAGAACACGTTGACGTAGCCGCCGGTGGCGAGAATGACGGCATCGCCCCAGTAGGATTCGATTTCGCCCGTGACCAGGTTGCGGCAGGTGATGCCCTTGGCTTCGCCGTCCACCACCACCAGGTCGAGCATCTCGCGGCGGGCGTACATTTTCACCGAGCCCTCGCGAATCTGGCGGCACAGGGCCGAGTAGGCGCCGAGCAGCAGCTGCTGGCCGGTCTGGCCGCGGGCGTAGAAGGTACGCGACACCTGGGCGCCGCCGAAGGAGCGGTTGTCGAGGTAGCCGGCATAGTCGCGGGCGAAGGGCACGCCCTGGGCGACGCACTGGTCGATGATGTTGTTGCTGACCTGGGCCAGACGCCAGAC contains these protein-coding regions:
- a CDS encoding fumarate reductase/succinate dehydrogenase flavoprotein subunit — protein: KHRFNMKLVNPANKRKFKILVVGTGLAGGAAAASLGELGYNVEAFCYQDSPRRAHSIAAQGGINAAKNYPNDGDSIYRLFYDTVKGGDFRAREADVWRLAQVSNNIIDQCVAQGVPFARDYAGYLDNRSFGGAQVSRTFYARGQTGQQLLLGAYSALCRQIREGSVKMYARREMLDLVVVDGEAKGITCRNLVTGEIESYWGDAVILATGGYVNVFYLSTNAMGCSVTAAWRATKKGALFANPCYTQIHPTCIPQTGEHQSKLTLMSESLRNDGRCWVPKKKEDVNKPVAQIPEDERDYYLERKYPSFGNLAPRDIASRAAKEQCDDGRGVGPGGRGVYLDFADSIKRLGEHVIRERYGNLFQMYEKITDENGYKVPMRIYPAPHYSMGGLWVDYNCMSNVPGLFVLGEANFSVHGANRLGASALMQGLADGYFVIPYTIANYLAGVKPGKVKDDHPEFKKSREDVDNQLKKLISINGKKSPAELHRQLGKTMWNNVGMARSKESLTTALKEIPQIRDEFWNNLKVTGSGSEFNQQLENAWRLADFLEFAELFARDALHREESCGGHFRVEHQTEDGEAMRDDENFCYVGAWEFKGVDKAPELHKEPLKFETVKLAVRSYK